In a genomic window of Vicinamibacterales bacterium:
- a CDS encoding zinc-dependent metalloprotease has product MFRTPVLRTWMLAVASVSVLTLSAGGDIVRAVSQTPQTPQQQEPEQTGGRGGRGGQQAPPAPRPYAQVITAAARTDDGIVKVHRVGETLYYEIPKAQLGKDFLWNTQIKKTTIGAGYGGQAAGSRVVRWVTKGDRVLLLSIDYSLVADQSNPIYQAVDDANYPTIIRAFNVAAYSPSGDPVIDVTPLFLTDVPEISVRGRIGGRGMDPTRSFIERTVSFPENVNVEVTQTFTANEAAGGAGEGRGRGELPGRGMRGSSGTVLTHHSMVKLPENRMMGRLFDERVGYFTQGFTDYGAEDHRSVAKRYITRYRLEKKDTNAAVSEPVRPIVYYVDPATPPKWVPFIKKGIEDWQVAFEAAGFRKAIVAAEAPKNDPEWSAEDARYSVIRWLPSTTENASGPHVHDPRTGEILEADIQFYHNVQNLAKNWYFVQAGPLDPRARKLPLPDDLMGELMRYVVAHEVGHTLGFQHNMKASSAYTIEQIRDPKWVKEMGHTPTLMDYSRFNYVAQPEDKIDPADLIPKIGPYDKWATMWGYKPIPEARTPDQERPTLDKWAREQDDKPYLRFSTEGAEGSDPGDQTEAVGDIDAVRATTLGLKNLGRVSEMLFTATSTKVGDPWTELEEVYGRMVSQWQLEMNHVVRVIGAFNSQQKHIGQQGVRFTTVPRARQSEALKFLLENAFTTPGFMIQPDVLRRIQASGVVERVRTAQNSVLSNLLQAARLDRMVEQEALDGSVAYPPLQFLSDLRKGVWSELAKPATPIGIYRRNLHRSYLDTIDTRLNGTTAPSDEVRALFRGELRALDAEIRKALPLVADEVSRRHLVDARDQIAQTLDPRAMRTRAPDPAAGRGGRGGLR; this is encoded by the coding sequence ATGTTCCGCACCCCCGTGTTGCGCACCTGGATGCTGGCAGTCGCCAGCGTCTCCGTCCTCACCCTCTCCGCCGGCGGCGACATCGTCCGCGCCGTCTCCCAGACGCCCCAGACCCCCCAGCAGCAGGAACCGGAGCAGACAGGGGGCCGTGGCGGACGCGGGGGGCAGCAGGCGCCGCCGGCCCCGCGGCCGTACGCGCAGGTGATCACCGCCGCGGCGAGGACCGACGACGGCATCGTCAAGGTGCATCGGGTCGGGGAGACGCTCTACTACGAGATCCCCAAGGCGCAGCTCGGAAAGGACTTTCTCTGGAACACCCAGATCAAGAAGACGACGATTGGCGCCGGCTATGGCGGTCAGGCCGCCGGCAGCCGCGTCGTCCGCTGGGTGACCAAGGGCGATCGCGTGCTGCTGCTCAGCATCGATTACAGCCTCGTCGCCGATCAATCGAACCCGATCTATCAGGCGGTGGACGACGCGAACTATCCGACGATCATTCGAGCCTTCAACGTCGCGGCCTACAGCCCGTCGGGCGATCCCGTGATCGACGTGACGCCGCTGTTCCTGACCGACGTTCCGGAGATCTCCGTGCGCGGGCGGATCGGCGGCCGCGGCATGGATCCCACCCGTTCGTTCATCGAGCGGACGGTGTCGTTCCCCGAGAACGTCAACGTCGAGGTGACGCAGACCTTCACCGCCAACGAGGCGGCGGGGGGCGCCGGCGAGGGGCGGGGACGCGGCGAGCTCCCTGGGCGCGGCATGCGGGGATCCAGCGGGACGGTCCTCACTCACCACAGCATGGTCAAGCTGCCCGAGAACCGGATGATGGGTCGCTTGTTCGACGAGCGCGTCGGCTACTTCACGCAGGGGTTCACCGACTACGGCGCCGAGGATCACCGCTCGGTGGCCAAGCGCTACATCACGCGGTATCGCCTCGAGAAGAAAGACACGAACGCGGCGGTCTCGGAGCCGGTGCGGCCGATCGTGTATTACGTCGATCCGGCGACGCCGCCCAAGTGGGTGCCGTTCATCAAGAAGGGAATCGAAGACTGGCAGGTGGCCTTCGAGGCGGCCGGCTTCCGGAAGGCGATCGTCGCGGCCGAGGCGCCGAAGAACGATCCCGAGTGGAGCGCCGAAGACGCGCGCTACTCGGTGATCCGCTGGCTGCCGTCGACGACGGAGAATGCCTCGGGCCCGCACGTGCACGACCCGCGCACCGGCGAGATCCTCGAGGCAGACATCCAGTTCTACCACAACGTTCAGAACCTGGCGAAGAACTGGTACTTCGTGCAGGCCGGGCCGCTCGATCCGCGCGCCCGGAAGCTGCCGCTGCCCGACGATCTGATGGGCGAGCTGATGCGCTACGTGGTGGCGCACGAAGTCGGCCACACGCTCGGCTTCCAGCACAACATGAAGGCGAGCTCCGCCTACACCATCGAGCAGATCCGCGACCCGAAATGGGTGAAGGAAATGGGGCACACGCCGACGCTGATGGACTACTCGCGGTTCAACTACGTCGCGCAGCCTGAAGACAAGATCGACCCCGCGGACCTGATTCCAAAGATTGGCCCCTACGACAAGTGGGCCACGATGTGGGGTTACAAGCCGATTCCCGAAGCCCGCACGCCGGACCAGGAGCGGCCCACGCTCGACAAGTGGGCCCGCGAACAGGACGACAAGCCGTACCTCCGCTTCTCGACCGAGGGCGCGGAGGGCAGCGACCCCGGCGACCAGACCGAGGCGGTCGGCGACATCGACGCCGTGCGCGCGACGACGCTGGGGCTGAAGAACCTGGGACGCGTCTCGGAAATGCTGTTCACCGCGACGAGCACCAAGGTCGGCGATCCGTGGACCGAGCTCGAGGAAGTCTACGGACGCATGGTGTCGCAGTGGCAGTTGGAGATGAACCACGTCGTCCGCGTCATCGGCGCCTTCAACTCGCAGCAGAAGCACATCGGGCAGCAGGGGGTGCGCTTCACGACGGTGCCGCGGGCCAGGCAGTCGGAGGCGCTGAAGTTCCTGCTGGAGAACGCCTTCACGACGCCGGGCTTCATGATCCAGCCGGACGTCCTTCGCCGCATCCAGGCGTCGGGCGTCGTCGAGCGCGTGCGCACGGCGCAGAACTCAGTGTTGAGCAACCTGCTGCAGGCGGCGCGGCTGGATCGGATGGTGGAGCAGGAGGCGCTCGACGGTTCCGTCGCTTACCCGCCGCTTCAGTTCCTCAGCGACCTTCGCAAGGGCGTGTGGTCGGAGCTGGCGAAGCCGGCGACGCCGATCGGCATCTATCGACGCAACCTCCACCGGTCGTATCTCGACACGATCGATACGCGCCTGAACGGGACCACGGCGCCGAGCGACGAGGTGCGCGCGCTGTTCCGCGGCGAGCTGCGCGCGCTCGACGCGGAAATCCGGAAGGCGCTGCCGCTCGTGGCCGACGAAGTCTCGCGGCGCCACCTGGTCGATGCGCGCGATCAGATCGCGCAGACGCTCGACCCCCGGGCGATGCGGACGCGCGCGCCGGACCCGGCGGCGGGACGCGGCGGACGCGGCGGCCTGCGCTGA
- a CDS encoding class I SAM-dependent methyltransferase, translated as MTSSDDSSRVLSNWRESAQAWDKHREARRMLAGSVMARLNREAAIPEAPPSIRYDVLEVAAGPGEASLDLAEELGPNATVWSTDLVPEMVESGRRAAARRGVANVRFQQCRGEQLPFEMSFFDAVICCFGIMFFSNPLAGVREALRVLKPGGRVAYCVWGPYAANPYHHVLTDVLNRYVPGPPGAPDAPGAFRFAAPGKLKAILIEAGAQDVRECSYPFRIEAPLTFDQFFEIRTEMSDSLRDKLRRMPGDELLRFKEDVRKNAARYFSADGCELPAEVVLVSGQR; from the coding sequence ATGACCTCCAGCGACGACAGCAGCCGGGTGCTGTCCAATTGGCGTGAGTCGGCGCAGGCGTGGGACAAGCACCGCGAGGCGCGGCGAATGCTTGCCGGCAGCGTCATGGCCCGGTTGAATCGCGAAGCGGCGATTCCGGAGGCTCCGCCTTCAATTCGTTACGACGTGCTCGAGGTTGCGGCAGGGCCGGGCGAGGCATCGCTCGACCTCGCCGAGGAACTCGGCCCGAATGCGACGGTGTGGTCCACCGATCTCGTTCCCGAAATGGTCGAGAGCGGGCGGCGCGCGGCTGCCCGGCGGGGCGTCGCCAACGTGCGATTCCAGCAATGCCGCGGCGAACAGTTGCCGTTCGAGATGAGTTTCTTCGACGCCGTGATCTGCTGCTTCGGGATCATGTTCTTCAGCAACCCGCTCGCCGGAGTGCGCGAAGCCCTGCGTGTGCTGAAACCGGGCGGCCGCGTCGCCTACTGCGTCTGGGGCCCGTACGCGGCGAATCCGTACCATCACGTGTTGACCGACGTTCTGAACCGCTACGTCCCGGGACCACCCGGCGCCCCGGATGCACCGGGCGCGTTTCGCTTCGCGGCGCCAGGGAAGCTGAAGGCCATCCTGATCGAGGCCGGCGCGCAGGATGTCCGCGAGTGCTCGTACCCATTCCGCATCGAAGCGCCGCTGACGTTCGATCAGTTTTTCGAGATTCGCACCGAGATGTCGGACAGCCTGCGCGACAAGCTGCGCCGGATGCCGGGGGATGAGTTGTTGCGCTTCAAAGAGGATGTGCGCAAGAACGCTGCCCGGTACTTCAGCGCCGACGGCTGCGAGCTTCCCGCAGAAGTCGTCCTGGTTTCCGGACAGCGCTGA